One region of Chloroflexota bacterium genomic DNA includes:
- a CDS encoding alkaline phosphatase family protein: MLFGKAKRVILIGLDALMPEMVEKFVAEGNMPTFAKLMAEGVFSPMYSSPPVDTPTNWTSLATGAWTGTHGNNTFGVHFQGEPFEVRHDLGPNIFPKFPNIAKNNLNQLSRAEYIWQAAERAGKKCILVNYPGGWPPNIKKGIVVDGSGPYSSVLSRLSHPNRYIAG, translated from the coding sequence ATGCTTTTCGGGAAGGCCAAGAGGGTCATCCTCATCGGACTGGATGCCCTGATGCCAGAGATGGTGGAAAAGTTCGTGGCTGAGGGCAATATGCCCACCTTCGCCAAACTGATGGCCGAGGGGGTCTTCTCACCCATGTACTCCTCGCCACCCGTGGATACACCGACCAACTGGACCTCCCTGGCTACCGGCGCCTGGACGGGCACACATGGCAACAACACCTTCGGCGTCCATTTTCAGGGTGAACCTTTCGAGGTACGCCACGATCTGGGACCCAACATCTTCCCCAAGTTTCCTAACATCGCTAAGAATAACCTCAACCAGTTATCGCGGGCTGAGTACATCTGGCAGGCGGCGGAACGGGCAGGTAAGAAGTGTATCCTGGTCAACTATCCCGGTGGCTGGCCACCCAACATCAAGAAGGGCATTGTGGTTGATGGCTCCGGTCCCTACTCCTCCGTCCTCTCCCGCCTCAGTCATCCCAATCGCTACATCGCCGGT
- a CDS encoding ABC transporter substrate-binding protein translates to MKRQLLQLIVVVLLLSFVASACVPAAPAPTPTPTKAPVAAATPTPTKPPAATPTPANPVDQVELKGPVEIVYWHTWTGPQAKVQQALIDEFQKKHPNIKVKAEYAGNWTQIFQKVMAGIQAGSTPDLAVLYENQIANCAKAGVAVPLENYVASQKYGLSKESMADFFPEIVERFYFPEVGNKLFGFPFSADAFIMYYNEDMLKEAGVKTIPPKTWDEFLEACKAVKKIGKEGYAIQAGPSAINAIMFSFGGKPFSDDWKTTLYDQPAGVKTYELLQTIIKEKLGYAVKIVPTIGDDFNDFAAGKVAFVMRTAINRAFLKEAVKGKFKWNVALIPQAADNKKPSTAMFGPGFAIFKSTPEKQLAAWEFAKFWTSREATVQWAVAGDFVPLRKSAVEDPKFKEYLAADPVNRGAFDIMPYTQREMPNLAAVNEIRQYINNATEAVITFKKSPAEATKELTQQCNKLLAEKR, encoded by the coding sequence GTGAAAAGACAGCTGTTGCAACTGATCGTCGTCGTTCTACTGCTCAGTTTCGTCGCCAGCGCCTGTGTCCCAGCTGCGCCGGCCCCAACCCCAACACCAACTAAGGCACCTGTAGCTGCAGCTACACCGACGCCAACCAAGCCACCAGCGGCCACCCCCACCCCTGCCAATCCAGTGGATCAGGTGGAACTGAAGGGACCGGTGGAGATAGTCTATTGGCATACCTGGACTGGACCGCAAGCAAAGGTGCAGCAGGCGCTCATCGATGAATTCCAGAAGAAACATCCGAACATCAAGGTCAAGGCTGAGTACGCTGGCAACTGGACGCAGATCTTCCAAAAGGTCATGGCCGGCATCCAGGCCGGCTCCACACCAGACCTGGCCGTACTTTATGAGAACCAGATCGCTAATTGTGCCAAGGCCGGCGTGGCCGTGCCTCTGGAGAACTATGTCGCCAGCCAGAAATATGGGCTTTCCAAGGAAAGCATGGCCGACTTCTTCCCCGAAATTGTGGAGCGCTTCTATTTCCCCGAGGTTGGCAATAAGCTGTTCGGCTTCCCCTTCAGCGCCGACGCCTTCATCATGTACTATAACGAGGATATGCTGAAAGAGGCCGGCGTTAAGACTATTCCCCCGAAGACATGGGATGAGTTCCTGGAGGCCTGCAAGGCCGTAAAGAAGATAGGCAAAGAGGGTTATGCTATCCAGGCCGGCCCCTCCGCTATAAATGCCATAATGTTCTCCTTCGGGGGCAAGCCCTTCAGCGACGACTGGAAGACGACACTCTATGACCAACCGGCGGGGGTGAAGACCTACGAGTTATTGCAGACCATCATCAAGGAAAAGCTCGGCTATGCGGTCAAGATCGTACCCACCATCGGTGATGATTTCAACGACTTCGCCGCCGGCAAGGTGGCCTTCGTCATGCGGACAGCTATCAACCGGGCCTTCCTTAAAGAGGCCGTCAAGGGCAAATTCAAATGGAATGTAGCGCTGATCCCCCAAGCGGCTGATAATAAGAAGCCGAGTACAGCTATGTTTGGACCAGGCTTCGCCATTTTTAAGAGCACACCAGAGAAGCAGCTGGCCGCCTGGGAGTTTGCCAAATTCTGGACGAGCCGTGAGGCGACCGTGCAATGGGCTGTCGCTGGCGACTTTGTGCCGCTGCGCAAATCGGCCGTCGAGGACCCCAAGTTCAAGGAATACCTGGCTGCCGACCCGGTCAACAGGGGGGCATTCGATATCATGCCCTACACCCAGCGCGAGATGCCCAATCTGGCTGCCGTGAATGAAATCCGCCAGTATATCAATAACGCCACTGAGGCGGTGATCACCTTCAAGAAGAGCCCAGCAGAAGCAACCAAAGAGCTGACACAGCAATGTAACAAGCTGCTGGCTGAGAAAAGATAA